From the Leptotrichia sp. oral taxon 223 genome, the window AGTCATTAGTTCCAATTGAGAAGAAGTCAACTTCTTTTGCAAATTTGTAAGCAATAATTGCTGTTGAAGGAGTTTCAACCATTATTCCCACTTTTATGTTTCTATCGTAAATTTTTCCAATTTCATCAAGTTCTCTCTTGCATTCTTCCAAAATAGCATTTGCTTTTCTGATTTCATTAATTGAACTTATCATTGGATACATAATTTTAATTTGTCCATATTGCGAAGCTCTCAAAATAGCTTTTAACTGTGTTTTGAACATGTCTTTATTTTCTAGTGAAATTCTGATTGCTCTATACCCTAGGAACGGATTTAATTCTTTCGGCAAATCTAGATATGGCAGTTCTTTGTCTCCACCAATATCCATTGTTCTTATTGTTACAGGTTTTCCTTGCATTTTTTCAGCAACTACTCTATATGCTTCATATTGTTCCTGTTCAGTTGGGAAGTGATCAGAGTTCATAAACAGGAATTCAGTTCTGTATAATCCAATTCCTGTCGCTCCTGACTCAATTACAGCGTCAACATCGTTAGGGCTTCCAATATTCCCCCAAATGTCAACTTTTCTACCATCAAGAGTAATCGCATCTTCATGAATTAATTTTTTCAATTCTTCTTTTTCTTTTCTTATTACTTCCTGTTTTTTAATGTACTCATTAACTAAATCTTCAGATGGTTCCAAATACAGCTCCCCTGTTTCTCCATCCATAACAACAATTTCCCCATCTTTTACTTCGCCAAGTATTCCTTTTACTCCAACTATTGCCGGTAATTCAAGCGATCTTGCCATAATTGCAGAGTGAGCTGTTTTCCCTCCAACTTCTGTAATAAATCCTATACAGTTTTCTAAATCCAATTGTGCAGTATCGGATGGCGTCAAGTCTTCAGTTACAACAATTGTTCCTGGTTCCAGATTACTCAAGTCATGAATTTTCATGCCTAACAGATTTTTAAGCCATCTTCTTCCTATATCTTGCAAATCAGCAGCTCTTTCTCTTAGGTACGGATCATCTAATTGCGAAATCATGTCACGATATTCATTAATTCCATCGTGTAACGCTTTTGCAGCTGGAAGTCCATCTCCTTTGATTTTATCTTCAACTTCCATAATCAAATCTTCATCTTCAAGAAGCATAATATGACCATCAAAAATTGCTGCTTTATCTTCTCCCATTTTTTCCTTTACTTTTTCTCTAATTGCGATTAACTGAGTTTTAGATTTTTTCAATCCATCTCGAAGTTTCGCCAATTCAGCCTCAATTGTTGAATTCTCGATTTTATTTTCCGGAATAACAATTTCCTCTACGATAAAAAGTAATACTTTACCTATAGATACTCCTTCTGAAGCACCAATTCCTGTCATTCTTTTCATTTTTTTCTCCTCTATATATAAATTTTTTTATTACAAACGAATTTAAAAATTACAGCTTACCTCTATTAGCCTTTATATAATCCCTTAATATTTTTACAATTTCACCTTTTCCAAACTTTGTTGCCATGTCCATTGGAGTGCCTCCATGTTTATCTGTAATTGTAGGATTAGCTCCATATTGCAACAGCATTTTTACTATTCTGGAATTAGCTTTTAATGTAGCATCTTCAAGCGGAGTCCATCCATCAACGGTACTTCCTGCATTTGCAAGCTTTGAATCTTGCTTTAATAACATTTCCACCGCTTCAATATTTTCATAATATGCCGCAGTTCCCACTGTTGTCCGGTTAAAAATTGGGTGTGTTTCGTATAAATTTGCGCCATTTTCAATTAGGAGTTTCAAAATCTCATTATTTTTAGCTTCAATAGCTACAATAATCGGAGTATATCCATCCTTGCTTTTTGCATTTATATCTACCAATTTCCCATTTTCCTGAAATATTGATCCTTCATCAAGCTGAACCCCATAAACTCCTGGTTTTGGATTTAAAATTTCATCTTTTATTCTTTTTCTGCTTTCAATATTATCTCTAGTTGAAAGATAAAATTTTGCAAATTTATTATTATGTGCACGTATGGCATCCAGTACTGATTTTAAAAGTTTTTCATCAGCATTTTCCTTGTTTATTTTTGGAACTAGATTTTCTCCAGTATCATATTTAAAAGTTACAGGAAATAATCCTTTATGAAAAAACATAAAAGTTACAATAAAGATGATTTTATATTTCTTAAATAAAAAAAACTTGTTCACTTTTTATACCTCACTAATAACATTATACCATATGATTTTAAAAGTGCAAATATTTTTTAAGATTTTTTTCTAAATATTATGGCAATATCCCCTTAAAATTATGTTTAATACTAAACTCCATATAAAAAATAGAAAAAATAGTTATGAAACTCATTTATTCCATAACTATCAACTTTTTTATTTACTTAATAATTTATCATATTTTTTAGCTAATTCCAATGCTCTTTCCTCTGTCATGGAAAGTCCAGTTCCAGCTGCTCCAAACACAGCCATTTTAGGTCCATCTTCTTCATCAGCCAGTGCTTTTTTATAGCCACTTTTCTATCATTTAGCCATTTTGACTGTTCAGCCTTAAATTTTGACTGTTCTTTTGCTGGCAATTTTTTCAAAATTAAATCATAAACTTTATTCAATTCCTTTTCCCACTCATCTGTTAATTCATAGCTAGCATTCAACATATCAGCTGTTGTTCCTTCAAATTTTGATTCAAGTTTTTCTTCCGCAACTTTCATACGTTCCTTTAATCCATCTTCATATTTTCCAGCAAATGCCACAACTCCCACAAGCAACATTCCTATTATTAATAATAGTTTTTTCATAAGTTTCTCCTTAAAAATATGCAAATTTAACTATATTTTATTTGCTTTTATTTAATTTATCATATCTTTTTGCCAATTCCAATGCTCTAGTTTTTGTTATATCCAATCTATCGTTAGCTGACAATTCTCCCGCCATTCTTTCTCCATGTTCGGCAACATAGTTATTATAAGCCTTTGTTGTTTTTGTTTCTCTATCTTTTATCCATTTTTGCTGCTCAGCTTTAAATTTTGTTTTTTCTTTTGCTGGTAATTTTTTTAGAATCAAATCATAGACTTTATTCATTTCTTTTTCCCATTCAGTATCCAAATCTAGTGAAGCGTTAATCATGTCAGCTCTTACTCCGCTATCCCATCCAGCCTGTGCCTTTTCTTCTGCGGCTTTCATTCTTTCTGTCAATTCATTTTCATAATTTCCTGCAAATACAGTTGCTCCTAAAAGTAATAATCCCGCTATTAGTAATTTTCTCATTTTTTATCAACTCCTATTTTTATTTTTTTATATTTTGTATTAAACCATAAACTCTTTTTTTAGTCAACTTAATTTTAAATAAAATTCAAATATTAATTATACCCTGTTGGACAATAATCCTTTAATATATATGGAAGAATTATATTCCCGTCTTTATCAATTTCAACCATTGTTTGAAGTTTTGTATCAAAAGTAAATCTTCTGTCATCTCCAGTATCTTCAGTTCCATATTCAACAGTAAATCCATTTTTTAATACAGTTATAAGTTCGTCCCATCCGCCATCATCTTCGCCATGTAAATACCACTTTCCATTTTTCTGAACAATTTCAAATAGTTGATCACACCAGTATCCCTTCACTTTATTCATATTAAAGTTTGTATCCACTGTTGCTTTTGTTTTTTCAGGCAGTTCAATAAAAAGTATCTGATCTGTATCATTTTTAGCAAGCGTTACTAAAGTTTTCATTTTTGTATCATAAGCATAAGTTTCTTTTTCATGTTTTTTATAATTTGCTGAAAATTTTCCATTTTTTTCCATTACTATAGGAGCTGTTTCCGTTTCATTGAATCCGTCATGTATTTTTGTTATGTACCATTTTTCATTTTTTTTAAATATTTCGATACCTTGATATTTTCCTGCTGCTTTTTCCAAATTATGTTTCCCATCTGTAGTAACCTTTACTGCAAATGCTGGTATTGCAGCTAATACCATAATCAAAAATAATACTTTTTTCATAATTTTTACCTACTCTTTCTATTTAAATCTAATATTTCTAATTTTTTCATTTTTTAATCACAATTTATTTATACAATTTATAATAATCACGATATAATTTATACATTTCAGGATTATCCTCAGGAAATCTTCTTAAAGTTTCAGGA encodes:
- a CDS encoding lysozyme inhibitor LprI family protein, which encodes MKKLLLIIGMLLVGVVAFAGKYEDGLKERMKVAEEKLESKFEGTTADMLNASYELTDEWEKELNKVYDLILKKLPAKEQSKFKAEQSKWLNDRKVAIKKHWLMKKMDLKWLCLEQLELDFP
- a CDS encoding ankyrin repeat domain-containing protein — encoded protein: MNKFFLFKKYKIIFIVTFMFFHKGLFPVTFKYDTGENLVPKINKENADEKLLKSVLDAIRAHNNKFAKFYLSTRDNIESRKRIKDEILNPKPGVYGVQLDEGSIFQENGKLVDINAKSKDGYTPIIVAIEAKNNEILKLLIENGANLYETHPIFNRTTVGTAAYYENIEAVEMLLKQDSKLANAGSTVDGWTPLEDATLKANSRIVKMLLQYGANPTITDKHGGTPMDMATKFGKGEIVKILRDYIKANRGKL
- the ptsP gene encoding phosphoenolpyruvate--protein phosphotransferase, encoding MKRMTGIGASEGVSIGKVLLFIVEEIVIPENKIENSTIEAELAKLRDGLKKSKTQLIAIREKVKEKMGEDKAAIFDGHIMLLEDEDLIMEVEDKIKGDGLPAAKALHDGINEYRDMISQLDDPYLRERAADLQDIGRRWLKNLLGMKIHDLSNLEPGTIVVTEDLTPSDTAQLDLENCIGFITEVGGKTAHSAIMARSLELPAIVGVKGILGEVKDGEIVVMDGETGELYLEPSEDLVNEYIKKQEVIRKEKEELKKLIHEDAITLDGRKVDIWGNIGSPNDVDAVIESGATGIGLYRTEFLFMNSDHFPTEQEQYEAYRVVAEKMQGKPVTIRTMDIGGDKELPYLDLPKELNPFLGYRAIRISLENKDMFKTQLKAILRASQYGQIKIMYPMISSINEIRKANAILEECKRELDEIGKIYDRNIKVGIMVETPSTAIIAYKFAKEVDFFSIGTNDLTQYFLAVDRGNEMVANLYNSFNPAVLEAIQKVIDAAHGANINVSMCGEFAGDKRATKLLLGMGLDSFSMSASSGLTVKKIIRNSNYADAKKFRDLILQQDTPEDVVEKL
- a CDS encoding lysozyme inhibitor LprI family protein; this translates as MRKLLIAGLLLLGATVFAGNYENELTERMKAAEEKAQAGWDSGVRADMINASLDLDTEWEKEMNKVYDLILKKLPAKEKTKFKAEQQKWIKDRETKTTKAYNNYVAEHGERMAGELSANDRLDITKTRALELAKRYDKLNKSK